A single Acidobacteriota bacterium DNA region contains:
- a CDS encoding acetamidase/formamidase family protein yields the protein MCVTTASGAEILVVGGEGSNCNEDPQCINRIHPEIPMTARAKPGQKILLRTRNASDFDLAPSAAPDPRLGDSQFGTVHPMTGPIHIDGAKAGDVLKVTLLDIDPGEYGFTLITGSGFVADVVEGPYRILWRLDRNHAVTDDIPGVRIPNGSFPGVVTVLPGVEQHAAMLAREAELAAVGGAVRLPHPTHASPAEVCGDEGSKTDECLRTIPPREHGGNMDIRYLGVGVTIYLPCYIDGCGLAVGDLHYAQGDGEVAGTAIEMDADVLLTTELIKEGPTLSRGPHYEGRSTLLDIPSRRFYATTGFPLKSPGEVPPDMRYLESPVVAKLSNLSKDISLAARNALLEIIDYMVDTYGLTRQQAFLVASVAVDLRIGQLVDAPNVGVTAILPLDIFIEK from the coding sequence ATGTGCGTGACGACGGCATCAGGGGCGGAGATCCTTGTCGTCGGTGGTGAGGGGAGCAACTGTAACGAGGATCCCCAGTGCATCAACCGGATCCACCCCGAGATCCCGATGACGGCACGTGCGAAACCCGGACAGAAGATCCTGCTCCGCACCCGCAACGCCAGTGACTTCGATCTCGCTCCGTCGGCCGCACCCGATCCTCGTCTTGGCGATAGCCAATTCGGCACTGTCCACCCGATGACCGGACCCATCCATATTGACGGCGCAAAAGCAGGCGATGTCCTCAAAGTCACGCTGCTGGATATCGATCCGGGGGAGTACGGCTTCACGTTGATTACCGGGAGCGGGTTTGTCGCCGATGTCGTCGAGGGACCGTATCGGATTCTGTGGCGTCTCGATCGTAATCACGCGGTGACGGACGATATTCCCGGTGTGCGGATTCCCAACGGCAGTTTTCCGGGCGTCGTCACTGTCCTGCCCGGAGTTGAACAACATGCCGCGATGCTGGCACGGGAAGCTGAACTGGCAGCGGTCGGGGGGGCGGTCCGTCTTCCGCATCCGACTCACGCATCGCCCGCCGAAGTCTGTGGCGACGAGGGGTCCAAGACGGACGAGTGTCTGAGAACCATTCCGCCACGGGAGCACGGCGGAAACATGGACATCCGTTACCTCGGCGTGGGCGTCACGATCTATCTACCGTGTTACATCGATGGATGCGGATTGGCCGTGGGCGATCTTCACTACGCCCAGGGGGACGGGGAGGTCGCCGGAACGGCCATCGAGATGGACGCCGATGTGCTGTTGACGACGGAGTTGATCAAGGAGGGGCCGACGCTGAGCCGCGGCCCGCACTACGAGGGACGATCGACCTTGCTCGATATCCCGTCACGCCGGTTCTACGCAACGACCGGCTTCCCGCTGAAGAGTCCGGGCGAGGTTCCACCGGACATGCGGTACCTCGAATCGCCGGTGGTTGCGAAGCTCTCGAACCTCTCGAAGGACATCTCTCTGGCGGCCCGAAATGCTTTGCTGGAGATCATCGACTACATGGTTGACACCTATGGCCTGACCCGTCAGCAGGCCTTTCTGGTCGCCAGCGTCGCCGTCGATCTGCGGATCGGGCAGCTGGTGGATGCGCCCAACGTCGGGGTGACGGCGATCCTTCCGCTGGACATTTTTATTGAGAAATAG
- a CDS encoding SPFH domain-containing protein has product MSTERRYRPMSGWFALIACLALTIGTPILFITHAVRNGGPTPTAAIIAPICFITGIIVLAGFQAIAPNQARVMLLFGNYKGSVVESGFYWVNPFYSKKKVSLRIRNFETGSIHTPEKKDAAGKVVEAKRRSAGRPSKVNDRDGNPIEISAVVVWRVVDTAEALFEVDDFEDFVAVQSEAALRNLATRHPYDSQDDKISLRGNTQEVCDQLQTDIQERLGKAGVEVIEARISHLAYAPEIAAAMLQRQQAAAVVAARTKIVEGAVGMVQMALEHLSRDNIVHLDDERRAAMVSNLLVVLCGDRHAQPVVNAGTLYQ; this is encoded by the coding sequence ATGAGTACCGAACGGCGTTATCGCCCCATGTCCGGCTGGTTTGCCCTGATCGCCTGTCTCGCCCTGACGATCGGCACACCGATACTTTTCATTACCCACGCCGTCCGCAACGGCGGTCCGACACCGACGGCCGCCATCATCGCGCCGATCTGTTTCATCACCGGCATCATCGTTCTCGCCGGCTTCCAGGCCATCGCCCCCAATCAGGCTCGCGTCATGCTGCTGTTCGGCAACTACAAGGGATCCGTCGTCGAGTCCGGCTTCTACTGGGTCAACCCGTTCTATTCGAAGAAGAAGGTCTCGCTGCGGATCCGCAACTTCGAGACCGGCTCGATCCACACGCCCGAAAAGAAGGATGCCGCCGGTAAGGTGGTCGAGGCCAAGCGTCGCAGCGCGGGCAGGCCGTCCAAGGTTAACGATCGCGACGGTAACCCCATCGAGATTTCGGCCGTCGTAGTCTGGCGAGTCGTCGATACCGCCGAGGCGTTGTTCGAGGTCGACGACTTCGAAGACTTCGTCGCGGTCCAGAGCGAGGCGGCCCTACGAAACCTCGCGACCCGTCATCCCTATGACAGTCAGGATGACAAGATCTCTCTTCGTGGAAACACCCAGGAAGTCTGCGACCAGCTTCAAACGGACATCCAGGAGCGACTGGGTAAGGCCGGCGTTGAGGTGATCGAGGCGCGGATCAGCCATCTGGCGTATGCCCCGGAGATCGCGGCGGCCATGCTCCAGCGACAGCAGGCAGCCGCCGTGGTCGCGGCGCGGACGAAGATCGTCGAAGGCGCGGTCGGTATGGTCCAGATGGCGCTCGAACACCTCTCACGGGACAACATCGTCCATCTCGACGACGAACGGAGAGCGGCGATGGTCTCGAACCTGCTGGTCGTACTCTGTGGCGATCGTCACGCGCAGCCGGTCGTCAACGCCGGCACGCTCTACCAGTAG
- a CDS encoding Arc family DNA-binding protein has translation MVTRESFLLRTSPEVLNALRRWARDELRSVNSQVEYLLRAALKDAGRLPPPDDES, from the coding sequence ATGGTAACTCGCGAATCGTTCCTGTTGAGGACTTCTCCGGAGGTCCTCAACGCGTTGCGTCGTTGGGCCCGGGACGAGTTGCGTAGCGTCAACAGTCAGGTGGAATACCTGCTGCGTGCGGCATTGAAGGACGCCGGGCGTCTGCCGCCGCCGGACGACGAGTCGTAG
- a CDS encoding energy transducer TonB, translating to MRLSRALLSIPLLLLAVGCPSSSDPLLGTTGCPALVVFSPTEVDTNATLIQSSEVAPEYPEAARVAMIEGTVLLTGVVSDRGAVCSLLPLTVDPEGLEFEDAAIAAVMQWRYDPATRNGDNVAVVVTVQVDFTLN from the coding sequence ATGCGTCTATCCCGTGCCTTGCTATCGATTCCGTTACTTCTACTCGCGGTCGGTTGTCCCAGCAGCAGCGACCCGCTGCTCGGAACCACCGGCTGCCCCGCGCTCGTTGTGTTCTCGCCGACGGAGGTCGACACCAACGCGACCCTGATCCAATCGAGCGAGGTGGCACCCGAGTATCCCGAGGCCGCCCGGGTCGCGATGATCGAGGGAACCGTCCTTTTGACGGGAGTCGTATCGGATCGTGGCGCGGTGTGCAGCCTGCTGCCGCTGACCGTCGATCCGGAGGGCTTGGAGTTTGAAGACGCGGCCATCGCCGCGGTGATGCAGTGGCGTTATGACCCGGCGACACGGAATGGCGACAATGTCGCCGTCGTCGTCACCGTGCAGGTCGATTTCACGCTCAACTGA
- a CDS encoding DUF615 domain-containing protein has translation MTQSDDKSRSQIKREFRDLKALGKELVDLSEGQVRALPLSEETRDVILATKGLTRNALQRQFRYLTSLLSHEDADVLRTALEGQLKPHADKVAALHEAEQWRDRLLDQDQKSLAEFFEDYPDCDRSQLRQLVRNALKERDLGKPPKSARQLFRYLRRWTEADRPPRS, from the coding sequence ATGACGCAATCCGACGACAAGAGCCGATCGCAGATCAAGCGGGAGTTTCGCGACCTGAAGGCGTTGGGGAAGGAACTCGTTGATCTGTCCGAGGGTCAGGTGCGGGCCCTTCCGCTGTCCGAGGAAACCCGCGACGTCATCCTCGCGACGAAGGGGCTGACCCGTAATGCGCTGCAGCGTCAGTTCCGCTACCTCACATCGTTGCTGTCTCATGAGGATGCCGACGTTCTGCGGACCGCGCTAGAGGGTCAACTCAAACCCCACGCAGACAAGGTGGCTGCATTGCATGAGGCCGAGCAGTGGCGTGATCGCCTGCTCGATCAGGATCAGAAATCGTTAGCGGAGTTCTTCGAGGACTACCCGGACTGCGACCGGTCTCAACTGCGCCAACTCGTTCGCAACGCCCTCAAGGAACGAGACCTCGGCAAGCCACCGAAATCGGCGCGCCAGCTGTTCCGCTACCTCCGACGCTGGACCGAGGCGGATCGTCCCCCCAGGTCGTAG